A genomic stretch from Methylorubrum extorquens includes:
- a CDS encoding conserved exported protein of unknown function (Evidence 4 : Unknown function but conserved in other organisms): MSKRIISRAITGLTLTLLTTAAFAGEPASIDNSKTTGALALETQGLATDTGSVHRQGGYALPGAVQWLKVPASDERVKQAAAF; encoded by the coding sequence ATGTCCAAGCGTATCATCTCGCGCGCCATCACTGGCCTGACGCTGACCCTTCTCACCACCGCCGCCTTTGCGGGCGAGCCGGCCAGCATCGACAACAGCAAGACGACCGGTGCTCTCGCACTGGAGACCCAGGGTCTCGCTACCGACACGGGCTCCGTGCACCGCCAGGGCGGCTACGCCCTTCCCGGTGCAGTCCAGTGGCTGAAGGTTCCGGCCAGCGACGAGCGCGTCAAGCAGGCCGCTGCATTCTAA
- a CDS encoding protein of unknown function (Evidence 5 : Unknown function), whose amino-acid sequence MASIVSPVGAVRGVGKRPELGSDMPGAGELGQAKLRAKDHQLRDNQRLTPLAVTLNASRTAEAQRP is encoded by the coding sequence ATGGCGTCGATCGTCTCGCCGGTCGGCGCGGTCCGGGGCGTAGGGAAGCGGCCGGAGTTAGGCTCAGACATGCCAGGGGCCGGGGAACTAGGGCAAGCCAAGCTGCGCGCTAAGGATCATCAGCTCCGCGATAACCAACGCTTAACTCCTCTTGCCGTCACTCTTAACGCAAGCCGCACAGCCGAGGCGCAGCGGCCGTGA
- a CDS encoding protein of unknown function (Evidence 5 : Unknown function): MKMRPCRETRTAHEPDHLPLADLSPRLDVRAEAGHVRVCSDYTIRMLDLYTPAVACGPFRQEHRPLTGGENWRA; the protein is encoded by the coding sequence GTGAAGATGCGGCCCTGTCGAGAGACCCGTACTGCCCACGAACCCGATCACTTGCCCCTGGCGGACCTGAGCCCCAGGCTCGATGTCCGTGCTGAAGCGGGACATGTGAGAGTATGCAGTGACTACACCATCCGCATGCTGGATCTCTACACGCCGGCCGTAGCCTGTGGCCCATTCCGCCAAGAGCACCGTCCCCTCACCGGCGGAGAGAATTGGCGCGCCTAA
- a CDS encoding conserved protein of unknown function (Evidence 4 : Unknown function but conserved in other organisms), with the protein MSSSGFAEQPHVKAFFDSAAEGIEELSEEISRRTFAELYDEIDAAARRRPGVTFAAAALAGFALFRFLKASRMRPVPRSRAVLPIEVFPTPDL; encoded by the coding sequence GTGAGCAGCTCCGGCTTTGCTGAGCAACCGCACGTGAAGGCCTTTTTCGACAGCGCCGCCGAAGGGATCGAAGAGCTCTCCGAGGAAATCTCTCGCCGCACGTTCGCCGAGCTCTACGATGAGATCGACGCTGCTGCTCGACGGCGTCCCGGGGTTACATTCGCCGCGGCGGCCCTTGCTGGCTTCGCGCTCTTCCGCTTCCTGAAGGCATCCAGAATGAGGCCGGTTCCACGTTCGCGTGCGGTGCTGCCGATCGAGGTCTTCCCAACGCCGGATCTCTAG
- a CDS encoding protein of unknown function (Evidence 5 : Unknown function), with protein MQSATWQHASFVPGVNTTLDRIKIIAPNGQGSSLGRGKVMSEALCQGDTSAPSLIQGAF; from the coding sequence ATGCAATCAGCAACTTGGCAACACGCATCGTTCGTTCCCGGCGTCAACACCACGCTTGACCGCATCAAGATAATTGCACCCAACGGCCAAGGTTCCAGCCTCGGAAGGGGCAAGGTGATGTCAGAAGCTCTGTGCCAGGGCGACACTTCGGCTCCGTCTTTGATTCAGGGTGCGTTTTAG
- a CDS encoding protein of unknown function (Evidence 5 : Unknown function) yields the protein MARFILIERATGGVYVDMARFGAAGDVVSPADAVCLVDRHAGRSTRSYVNADSDAAQYDTYKIQQASSDSVSASDEAVQKLGRERNYSVRSLVAY from the coding sequence ATGGCACGCTTCATCCTGATCGAAAGAGCCACAGGTGGCGTCTATGTCGACATGGCTCGGTTCGGCGCGGCAGGTGATGTGGTTTCGCCTGCAGACGCGGTTTGTTTGGTCGATCGACATGCTGGCCGTTCCACACGCAGCTACGTCAATGCCGACAGCGATGCTGCGCAGTACGACACCTACAAGATCCAGCAGGCTAGTTCCGATAGCGTGTCAGCAAGCGATGAGGCAGTGCAGAAGCTGGGTCGCGAGCGCAACTACAGCGTGAGATCTCTTGTTGCTTACTAA
- a CDS encoding conserved protein of unknown function (Evidence 4 : Unknown function but conserved in other organisms) produces MFLIMFAAIPAGLLAMSFTASTSLLLALMAGPLVGSVTGFCAALFLAWHRGSEWKSDHDFDQQTDAMVGALRALAEQGGAVDAAPAIRTAKPSQAA; encoded by the coding sequence ATGTTCCTGATCATGTTCGCGGCGATACCGGCCGGCCTTCTAGCAATGTCCTTCACGGCTTCTACCAGCCTGCTTCTGGCTCTTATGGCTGGGCCGCTCGTTGGAAGCGTTACCGGATTTTGCGCGGCTCTCTTCCTAGCATGGCATCGCGGCTCCGAGTGGAAGAGCGACCATGATTTCGATCAGCAGACCGACGCGATGGTTGGCGCCCTCCGCGCCCTAGCTGAGCAAGGTGGTGCAGTCGACGCTGCTCCTGCGATCAGGACGGCCAAGCCCTCGCAGGCTGCTTAG
- a CDS encoding protein of unknown function (Evidence 5 : Unknown function), which yields MPRHVCQDGDGLPTSPCLVCQDRQGAQRRAAQRPEVSDAIEAAFRNDPPPLRADTLAELLNMRNDERTVLSLRTIGAVDFKKADRQAERKRRDAAYRLVNGGRKGLRRGLNRPGSGSRGRRSTCPAEPTIAGSPLAPCRGQIVEALAR from the coding sequence GTGCCCCGCCACGTCTGCCAGGACGGTGACGGCCTGCCGACCTCTCCCTGCCTTGTCTGCCAGGACAGACAGGGCGCTCAGCGCAGGGCAGCTCAGAGACCCGAAGTGTCAGACGCGATCGAGGCCGCATTCCGTAACGATCCGCCGCCGCTCAGAGCCGACACGCTGGCCGAGCTGCTGAACATGCGCAACGACGAGCGCACAGTCCTCAGCCTGCGGACAATCGGCGCGGTCGATTTCAAGAAGGCAGATCGACAGGCCGAGCGGAAGCGTCGGGATGCGGCTTACAGGCTGGTGAACGGAGGGAGGAAGGGGCTACGCCGCGGGCTCAATCGGCCGGGCAGCGGGAGCCGTGGAAGGCGCTCAACCTGTCCCGCCGAACCTACTATCGCAGGCTCGCCGCTGGCACCCTGCCGGGGGCAAATTGTAGAAGCATTAGCTCGATAG
- a CDS encoding protein of unknown function (Evidence 5 : Unknown function), producing the protein MILNVVAGQSTLTLSALHAPLAQQYDTPRQPVSRSGGGAAHCLLTMPPPSQGHADRDPVA; encoded by the coding sequence TTGATCCTGAACGTAGTCGCTGGACAGTCAACGCTGACCCTGTCGGCGTTGCACGCCCCCCTGGCTCAACAGTACGACACGCCCCGCCAGCCCGTGAGCAGATCGGGCGGCGGGGCTGCTCATTGTTTGTTAACCATGCCGCCCCCATCTCAGGGGCATGCCGATCGCGATCCTGTCGCTTGA
- a CDS encoding conserved protein of unknown function (Evidence 4 : Unknown function but conserved in other organisms), with protein sequence MLPHVRAARPVVVAMIAGGIVVSSAAHVRAAEEDGLGGLFQQLFSPQPTPTPQPITPSADQSTSSGQANSATGFARRTYDRRDGRQSARRQQLKEAHAQVKPKVRYASLPKLAKVAAPSDKEQRPTAALDLRRYAGDPDAAFMHDSTLRKGDIVITTSGPKVFKGKTSERHAATEFEPAGHSSAVDRKTRKLLAAMVTPYGALPAYEADKLLAKQRRLSDPSSASAGQQVQTANLRVVYPSGLQGAAVRVSLQGD encoded by the coding sequence ATGCTGCCCCACGTACGCGCTGCCCGACCCGTAGTGGTTGCAATGATCGCAGGCGGTATTGTGGTCAGTTCCGCCGCACACGTGCGGGCTGCGGAAGAAGACGGCCTGGGCGGTCTGTTCCAGCAGCTCTTTTCACCTCAGCCTACACCAACTCCGCAGCCGATTACTCCCTCGGCTGACCAGTCGACTTCATCTGGGCAGGCGAACAGTGCCACCGGCTTTGCTAGGCGCACCTACGATCGGCGCGACGGCCGCCAGTCAGCTCGCCGCCAGCAGCTAAAGGAGGCGCATGCGCAGGTGAAGCCAAAGGTACGCTACGCATCCTTACCGAAGCTCGCGAAAGTGGCCGCGCCTTCGGACAAAGAGCAGCGCCCTACTGCTGCCCTGGACCTACGGAGGTATGCGGGTGATCCCGATGCCGCGTTCATGCATGACAGCACGCTACGCAAGGGGGACATCGTCATCACAACCTCCGGCCCGAAGGTGTTCAAGGGCAAGACAAGCGAGCGGCATGCAGCAACCGAGTTCGAGCCAGCGGGGCACTCATCCGCTGTTGATCGGAAGACGCGTAAGCTCCTGGCTGCAATGGTAACCCCATACGGTGCGCTTCCCGCCTATGAGGCGGATAAGCTTTTGGCAAAGCAGCGGCGCCTGTCAGATCCTTCTTCAGCCTCTGCCGGGCAGCAGGTTCAAACTGCTAACCTGCGGGTCGTGTACCCGTCAGGTCTGCAGGGGGCAGCAGTGAGAGTCAGCTTGCAGGGGGACTGA
- a CDS encoding ErfK/YbiS/YcfS/YnhG family protein (fragment): MHYSREWDNAPMPYSIFFTAAGHAIHASNATRQLGRRASHGCVRLAPSNAAALFMLVRAEGPGTTKVTITNGVSVGRTARSHTAEARARGRAYHARRVASDIW; this comes from the coding sequence GTGCACTACTCCAGGGAGTGGGACAATGCTCCGATGCCCTACTCCATCTTCTTCACAGCTGCCGGGCACGCGATCCACGCCAGCAACGCGACACGCCAGCTCGGGCGGCGGGCGTCACATGGATGCGTCCGACTCGCGCCATCGAATGCTGCCGCGCTGTTTATGCTTGTTCGAGCCGAGGGCCCAGGCACAACCAAGGTCACCATCACGAACGGAGTGTCAGTAGGGAGAACGGCCCGGAGCCACACCGCCGAAGCACGTGCCCGCGGACGTGCTTATCATGCCAGGCGTGTAGCTTCAGACATTTGGTAG
- a CDS encoding Peptidase M23B encodes MLVRRLTAGGLSSCCALLIGLGILASPARSTPAVNVDGVLSTLPLPPDVDPPTQTSLMEGLPLKKLTLGKPVANGNLRSGFGIRRHPILLSSRMHTGVDWAARLGAPILSAGEGTVLLAEWATGYGRRVEIQHADGVVTAYSHMSRFSTDIEPGAQVRQGQVIGFVGSTGLSTGPHLHFEVLVNGYFVDPMDIYAPGGGVAARVQKKASPTNGRTGTAPAEQITASAGSAAPLAQPAPKSVRLAEHTTARRIAAASLKLAEKWAEHDRRIRAIQSKITASTLMIMR; translated from the coding sequence TTGCTTGTACGCCGCCTTACTGCAGGAGGTCTCTCATCCTGTTGCGCCCTGTTGATAGGCCTTGGCATCCTCGCGAGCCCAGCAAGGTCTACTCCGGCTGTCAACGTTGATGGGGTGCTGTCCACACTGCCCCTGCCTCCCGACGTTGATCCGCCAACGCAGACAAGTCTGATGGAAGGACTTCCGCTCAAGAAGCTCACTCTTGGTAAGCCGGTCGCAAACGGAAATCTGCGGTCGGGCTTTGGCATCCGGCGCCATCCGATTCTCCTCTCTTCCAGGATGCACACCGGCGTTGATTGGGCTGCGCGATTAGGCGCGCCAATTCTCTCCGCCGGTGAGGGGACGGTGCTCTTGGCGGAATGGGCCACAGGCTACGGCCGGCGTGTAGAGATCCAGCATGCGGATGGTGTAGTCACTGCATACTCTCACATGTCCCGCTTCAGCACGGACATCGAGCCTGGGGCTCAGGTCCGCCAGGGGCAAGTGATCGGGTTCGTGGGCAGTACGGGTCTCTCGACAGGGCCGCATCTTCACTTCGAGGTACTGGTCAACGGCTACTTCGTCGATCCTATGGACATCTATGCGCCGGGGGGGGGCGTTGCGGCGAGGGTTCAGAAGAAGGCCTCACCCACAAACGGGCGGACTGGCACGGCTCCGGCCGAGCAAATTACAGCATCAGCCGGTTCAGCAGCCCCGCTTGCGCAGCCCGCCCCGAAGTCGGTTCGGTTAGCGGAGCATACGACCGCCCGGCGGATAGCAGCTGCATCGCTTAAACTGGCTGAGAAGTGGGCTGAGCACGATCGAAGGATAAGGGCGATTCAGTCGAAGATCACTGCCTCGACACTGATGATCATGCGCTGA
- a CDS encoding transposase — protein sequence MRPRFRSSSLVPAGFVVDHLDSDADRVGLVVRSGAAVANCPDCGTPSRRLQSRYRRRAADLPLGGRCVELRVVVRRFWCGAAACKRKIFAERFPDDVLPAFARRTSRLEQIVHHLGLALGGRPGASLAQRLRLPVSRDTLLRVIRRRATTRSDPLGVIGIDDCAWRRNHRYGTLVCDLERRRIVALLPDREQATAQTWLKENASIQIVARDRGGGYGEAIARALPQAIQVADRWHLMENASRGFVDAVRRSMRQVREIISAAALDPALLTAAERIQYEGYLRREEADAAIRALAEAGIPIRRIGQRLGHSRKVVRAVLRGERTDVFRVRQSSLEAYLPWLDAQWDAGSRNATEIWRQAKLQGFRGSLRVVGEWATRRRRAEEANIERLQRVPSARTLARWLTTGRDRLTKAETLTVATVEDGMPALVEAREVVGAFQTMVRAMEPGRLEGWLRRAEASLVASFARGIGRDRSAVQAAITLPWSNGQTEGQITKLKLVKRQMYGRGKIDLLQARLIGLTPR from the coding sequence ATGCGCCCCCGCTTCCGGTCGTCGAGCCTCGTACCCGCTGGTTTCGTCGTCGATCATCTCGATAGCGACGCCGACCGGGTCGGTCTGGTCGTGAGATCGGGAGCCGCGGTGGCGAACTGCCCAGATTGTGGGACGCCTTCGCGTCGCCTCCAAAGCCGCTACCGGCGCCGTGCCGCCGACCTGCCGCTCGGCGGCCGGTGCGTCGAGCTCCGGGTCGTCGTACGACGCTTTTGGTGTGGCGCAGCTGCCTGCAAGCGGAAGATCTTCGCCGAGCGCTTTCCCGATGACGTCCTGCCCGCCTTCGCGCGACGCACCTCGCGGCTGGAGCAGATCGTCCATCACCTCGGACTCGCACTCGGTGGTCGGCCCGGTGCGAGCCTCGCCCAGCGCCTCAGGCTGCCTGTCAGTCGCGATACGCTCCTGCGCGTCATCCGCCGTCGGGCGACCACACGATCCGATCCGCTCGGCGTCATCGGCATCGACGACTGCGCCTGGCGACGCAATCACCGCTACGGCACCCTGGTCTGCGATCTCGAACGCCGCCGCATCGTCGCGCTCCTGCCAGACCGCGAGCAGGCCACCGCACAGACTTGGCTGAAGGAGAACGCCTCGATCCAGATCGTCGCCCGCGATCGTGGTGGCGGATACGGTGAGGCGATCGCCCGCGCTCTGCCGCAGGCTATCCAGGTCGCCGACCGCTGGCACCTCATGGAGAACGCCAGCCGCGGCTTCGTCGATGCCGTGCGCAGGTCGATGCGTCAGGTTCGCGAGATCATCAGCGCGGCCGCCCTTGATCCGGCGCTCCTCACAGCAGCCGAGCGCATCCAGTACGAGGGTTACCTGCGGCGGGAGGAGGCGGACGCGGCCATCCGCGCACTCGCCGAAGCAGGCATTCCGATCCGCCGGATCGGCCAGCGCCTGGGCCACAGCCGCAAGGTGGTGCGTGCGGTCCTGCGCGGCGAGCGCACGGACGTCTTCCGGGTCCGACAGAGCTCGCTCGAAGCCTATCTGCCCTGGCTCGACGCCCAGTGGGACGCAGGCAGCCGCAATGCGACCGAGATCTGGCGACAGGCGAAGCTGCAGGGCTTCCGTGGATCACTCCGAGTCGTCGGGGAATGGGCGACGCGACGTCGGCGCGCAGAGGAGGCCAACATCGAGCGGCTTCAGCGCGTGCCGTCGGCGCGAACCTTGGCACGATGGCTGACGACCGGTCGCGATCGGTTGACCAAGGCCGAGACGCTGACCGTGGCCACCGTCGAGGACGGGATGCCGGCGCTGGTCGAGGCGCGTGAGGTGGTGGGCGCCTTCCAGACGATGGTAAGAGCGATGGAGCCTGGCCGGCTCGAAGGATGGCTCAGGCGAGCCGAGGCGAGTCTCGTCGCCTCCTTCGCGCGCGGCATTGGTCGGGACCGATCCGCAGTTCAGGCCGCGATCACGCTGCCATGGTCGAACGGCCAGACGGAGGGGCAGATCACGAAGCTCAAGCTCGTGAAGCGCCAGATGTACGGCCGCGGCAAGATCGACCTGCTGCAAGCTCGCCTGATCGGCCTCACCCCTCGATGA
- a CDS encoding BLUF domain protein yields the protein MIHQLVYYSHNTVPESGRSMISNMREILSASQRNNGRDGITGFLIFDKTYFIQILEGERSRVTDTYNRIARDSRHSTATIINVRDVPARLFPNWTMGGAMRTPEVQEVYLQHGFGGTLQPNRLKSDQVISLALDLQAFEVSRRQEQKLAS from the coding sequence ATGATACATCAGCTTGTTTACTACAGCCACAACACTGTACCCGAGAGCGGCCGCAGCATGATCTCAAACATGCGTGAAATACTATCTGCTTCTCAACGCAACAATGGCCGCGATGGTATTACAGGTTTTCTCATTTTTGATAAGACCTATTTTATCCAAATTCTCGAAGGTGAACGGTCTCGTGTCACAGATACATACAATCGTATCGCACGTGACTCGCGGCACTCGACCGCGACGATCATCAACGTGCGCGACGTGCCTGCACGACTGTTCCCGAACTGGACGATGGGTGGAGCGATGCGCACCCCTGAGGTTCAAGAAGTGTATCTGCAGCACGGGTTCGGCGGAACGCTGCAGCCGAACCGACTGAAATCCGATCAGGTTATCAGCTTGGCGTTGGATCTACAGGCCTTTGAGGTAAGCCGCAGGCAGGAGCAGAAACTCGCAAGTTGA
- a CDS encoding Rare lipoprotein A, whose translation MILGARLAVLGLAAVSFSTISGAEAAPKAAGQSGAASWYGPGFHGRLTANGERFNTHALTAAHRTLPFGAQVRVTNKSNGRSVVVRINDRGPFVGHRVIDLSKASARAIGVSGVAKVSLTRV comes from the coding sequence ATGATCTTGGGTGCTCGCCTTGCTGTCCTTGGCCTTGCTGCTGTAAGCTTCTCCACGATCTCTGGTGCCGAAGCTGCGCCGAAGGCGGCGGGGCAGTCCGGTGCCGCCTCATGGTACGGTCCGGGCTTTCACGGGCGCCTCACCGCGAACGGCGAACGCTTCAACACACATGCGCTAACCGCTGCCCACCGGACGCTGCCTTTCGGAGCGCAGGTTCGGGTGACCAACAAGAGCAACGGACGCTCCGTGGTGGTGCGCATCAACGACCGCGGCCCGTTTGTGGGCCACCGGGTGATCGACCTGTCCAAAGCCTCTGCCCGCGCCATTGGCGTTTCGGGAGTTGCAAAGGTCAGCCTCACGCGAGTGTGA